The Christiangramia salexigens genome includes the window ACTAACGCTTCAAGTTCTTGTGGTTGTACAGTTCCAACTTATCCTAAAAATGAAACTATCGCTCCAGGAGAATCAGGAGAGATGTTGGTTAAGTTTAACGGATCTGGAAACGGACAGGTTACTAAAACTGTAACTGTATCTGCAAATACTGAATCTGGAAAAGAGCAAATCAAAATCAAAGCTTTTGTAGAAGCTGACGATACTAAAAAAGCTAGCTAAAAGCATATATGGATCAATTAACGCAATTTGCACCGATTATTTTAATGTTTGTGGTAGTGTATTTCTTTATGATACGCCCACAGATGAAAAAAGCTAAACAAGAAAAGAATTTTGCCGCCGAACTTAAAAAAGGGGATCGTATCGTAACTAAAAGTGGGATGCACGGTAAGATTGTTGATTTTAGCGAAAAAAATAATTCAGTGATTATTGAAACCGGAGCAGGAAAAATAACTTTCGATCGTTCTTCTATTTCAATGGAGATGAGTAGAGCATTGAATGAGCCTGCAAAGGAAAAAAAGTAAATTCTATTATTAATAGAAAAAAAAGCAGCTTGAAAAAGCTGCTTTTTTTGTTTAGTTCTATTTGTATCTATCATTCAGTCCAACTCCCTTTTTAATCTGAGGGATCATCTTAAGTAGTCGGCTATGTCTGGTAGCCTCTCTTTTCGCTTCCGAAATATGATCTGCATATTCCCTCTGTTTACCAGGAGTAAGTTTGTAAAACGAAGTTTTAAGCTCTGCGTCTTCCGCAAGAGCCTTTTTCAATTCAGGAGGAACGATTAATTTTTTCTTACCTGTATTGGGTTTTACCACTCTACCTTCTTTTTGATTCCTGATAGCTTCCTTAATATAAGGCAGTAATATATCTCTATCTATCTTATCTGCTTCGGTAAATCTTATCTGTCTAAGCGCCTTGGTCTTGCCTTCCTGTGCATTTATAAGTAATGCTGTGTTTTCTTTAAGCAGACTACCATTAAAGAACCAAAGGGCAACATGGGCTTTAAAAGCCGCGATCCCAACTACATTCTTATTTTCTAAAGTATAAACAGGTCCACCCCATTTTATCGCTGATTTCAATTCTGTGGAGAGCATCATACCATGTAGCTGCTTTAGCTCCTTTTCCCAGCTTTGATGGGTATCTATATATTCGTCTATACTATTAACAGCCATGATCTATTGAATCTTGATTATTCGTATTTCTTAGCAGTTAATTCGGCCAACTTAACGATTACCTCTGTGGCTTTCAGCATACTTTCAACCGGAACATATTCATATTTCCCGTGGAAATTGTGACCTCCAGCAAAGATATTGGGACAGGGAAGGCCTTTAAAGCTTAATTGCGCTCCATCTGTTCCTCCACGTATAGGTTTTAGAATTGGCTTCACACCCACTTCTTCCATTGCATTTTGAGCTAGATCTACAATGTGCATTACCGGCTCGATCTTCTCCTTCATATTGTAGTATTGATCCTTAATTTCAATCTTTACACAATCTCTTTCATATTGGGAACAGATCTCACTAACCAGGTCCCTCATCATCTGCTTTCTGGCCTCAAAGTGTTTTTTGTCGTGGTCTCTTATGATGTACTCTAATACAGTTTCTTCTACATCACCTTTAATACTACTTAGATGGAAAAATCCCTGTATGCCTTCTGTGTGCTCGGGAGTTTCTAATCTTGGCAAGGAGTTGATAAAATCCTGAGCAATGTACATGCTGTTCACCATTTTATCTTTAGCATAACCCGGGTGAACGCTTTTACCTTCAATTCTTACCACTGCACCCGCTGCATTGAAGTTTTCATATTCAAGTTCTCCAATTTGGCTTCCATCCATTGTATAAGCCCATTCTGCGCCAAATTTATCCACATCGAATTTATGAGCTCCTCGTCCAATTTCTTCATCTGGGGTGAAGCATACTCTTATCTTTCCATGCCGGATCTCAGGATTATCAATCAAATACTCCATTGCCGTCATGATTTCAGTGATGCCTGCTTTATCATCAGCGCCTAATAATGTTGTGCCATCTGTAGTGACAATGGTTTGCCCTTTGTATTGTTCAAGGTCTTCAAAATAATCCGGGGAAAGAACGATATCTTTTTCTTGATTAAGTACAATATCTTTTCCATCATAATCATGGATGATCTGCGGATTCACATTTGTTCCTGTAAAATCGGGGGTAGTATCAAAATGAGAAACAAAACCTATTACCGGCACTTTTTGAGCAACGTTGGCTGGTAATGTAGCCATCACGTAAGCGTTTTCATCTATGCTTACCTCCTGCATTCCAATTTCCTTCAGTTCTTCAACCAGCTTGTTGGCAAGATCCCATTGTTTTTCAGTACTTGGCGTGGAATCGCTGGTGGGGTCACTTTGGGTATCAATTTTCACATAACTAATGAATTTATTGAGAAGTCGGTCTTTATTTATCATTCCAAAAACTTTTGCTGAAAAAATTATAAAATATTTTAAAAATTTATTTTATTCTGTAGCAAATATAAATTATCACTTATATCTATTTCCTAAACTTATGAAAAAACTGATATTCCTATTTTTCCTGATTGCTACCCTTTCATGTAAAACCGAAAAAGAACCCATTGTTGATGCATCTTCTGGTGAACGAGGATTGATTGCCGAAAAAGCTATGGTAGTTTCGGCAAGAGAAGAAGCCTCTGCAATTGGTCTAGAAATCCTTAAGCAGGGAGGAAATGCTTTTGATGCGATGATCGCAACGGAAATGTCACTGGCAGTA containing:
- a CDS encoding YdeI/OmpD-associated family protein encodes the protein MAVNSIDEYIDTHQSWEKELKQLHGMMLSTELKSAIKWGGPVYTLENKNVVGIAAFKAHVALWFFNGSLLKENTALLINAQEGKTKALRQIRFTEADKIDRDILLPYIKEAIRNQKEGRVVKPNTGKKKLIVPPELKKALAEDAELKTSFYKLTPGKQREYADHISEAKREATRHSRLLKMIPQIKKGVGLNDRYK
- the yajC gene encoding preprotein translocase subunit YajC, coding for MDQLTQFAPIILMFVVVYFFMIRPQMKKAKQEKNFAAELKKGDRIVTKSGMHGKIVDFSEKNNSVIIETGAGKITFDRSSISMEMSRALNEPAKEKK
- the pepT gene encoding peptidase T, producing MINKDRLLNKFISYVKIDTQSDPTSDSTPSTEKQWDLANKLVEELKEIGMQEVSIDENAYVMATLPANVAQKVPVIGFVSHFDTTPDFTGTNVNPQIIHDYDGKDIVLNQEKDIVLSPDYFEDLEQYKGQTIVTTDGTTLLGADDKAGITEIMTAMEYLIDNPEIRHGKIRVCFTPDEEIGRGAHKFDVDKFGAEWAYTMDGSQIGELEYENFNAAGAVVRIEGKSVHPGYAKDKMVNSMYIAQDFINSLPRLETPEHTEGIQGFFHLSSIKGDVEETVLEYIIRDHDKKHFEARKQMMRDLVSEICSQYERDCVKIEIKDQYYNMKEKIEPVMHIVDLAQNAMEEVGVKPILKPIRGGTDGAQLSFKGLPCPNIFAGGHNFHGKYEYVPVESMLKATEVIVKLAELTAKKYE